The Hemibagrus wyckioides isolate EC202008001 linkage group LG10, SWU_Hwy_1.0, whole genome shotgun sequence genome includes a window with the following:
- the fstl3 gene encoding follistatin-related protein 3 isoform X1, with the protein MNLFSALHCVLLISLCGTLAKHKVNAGMCWLQQGQEQRCDMVLMRGVSKEECCAGGRLDTAWSNTSLPINEVSLLGFLGIVSCKPCKETCEGVKCGLGKVCRMKGGRPQCICSPDCSNISRKHAICGSDGTTYRDECALLMARCRGHPDLEIMYQGECKKSCSNVVCPGTHTCVTDQTNSAHCVMCRTAQCPMPVLSGQTICGNDNITYASACHLRRATCFFGRSIGVRHYGHCRSKEGSEENSLF; encoded by the exons ATGAACTTGTTTTCAGCGCTCCACTGTGTGCTGCTCATCTCACTGTGTGGAACTCTTGCAAAGCACAAAGTTAACG CGGGCATGTGCTGGCTGCAGCAGGGTCAAGAGCAGCGCTGTGACATGGTGCTGATGCGTGGTGTGAGCAAGGAGGAATGCTGTGCTGGAGGCCGTCTGGACACAGCCTGGTCCAACACCAGCCTGCCCATCAACGAAGTCAGTCTGCTGGGCTTCCTGGGCATTGTGTCCTGCAAACCCTGCAAAG AGACTTGCGAAGGGGTGAAGTGCGGCTTGGGGAAGGTGTGTAGGATGAAGGGTGGCCGTCCTCAGTGCATCTGCTCGCCAGACTGTTCCAACATCTCCAGAAAGCATGCCATCTGTGGGAGTGACGGCACCACATATAGAGATGAATGTGCCCTCTTGATGGCCCGCTGCAGAGGCCACCCTGACCTCGAGATCATGTACCAAGGAGAGTGCAAAA AGTCGTGCTCCAATGTTGTATGTCCTGGCACCCACACCTGCGTGACGGACCAGACCAACAGTGCCCACTGTGTGATGTGCCGCACGGCTCAGTGCCCGATGCCCGTACTCAGTGGTCAGACTATCTGCGGCAACGATAACATCACCTACGCAAGTGCCTGCCATTTACGCCGTGCCACCTGTTTCTTCGGCCGCTCCATAGGAGTGCGCCATTACGGCCACTGCAGGA GTAAAGAAGGTAGTGAGGAGAATTCGCTCTTTTAG
- the fstl3 gene encoding follistatin-related protein 3 isoform X2: MNLFSALHCVLLISLCGTLAKHKVNAGMCWLQQGQEQRCDMVLMRGVSKEECCAGGRLDTAWSNTSLPINEVSLLGFLGIVSCKPCKETCEGVKCGLGKVCRMKGGRPQCICSPDCSNISRKHAICGSDGTTYRDECALLMARCRGHPDLEIMYQGECKKSCSNVVCPGTHTCVTDQTNSAHCVMCRTAQCPMPVLSGQTICGNDNITYASACHLRRATCFFGRSIGVRHYGHCRSKD, encoded by the exons ATGAACTTGTTTTCAGCGCTCCACTGTGTGCTGCTCATCTCACTGTGTGGAACTCTTGCAAAGCACAAAGTTAACG CGGGCATGTGCTGGCTGCAGCAGGGTCAAGAGCAGCGCTGTGACATGGTGCTGATGCGTGGTGTGAGCAAGGAGGAATGCTGTGCTGGAGGCCGTCTGGACACAGCCTGGTCCAACACCAGCCTGCCCATCAACGAAGTCAGTCTGCTGGGCTTCCTGGGCATTGTGTCCTGCAAACCCTGCAAAG AGACTTGCGAAGGGGTGAAGTGCGGCTTGGGGAAGGTGTGTAGGATGAAGGGTGGCCGTCCTCAGTGCATCTGCTCGCCAGACTGTTCCAACATCTCCAGAAAGCATGCCATCTGTGGGAGTGACGGCACCACATATAGAGATGAATGTGCCCTCTTGATGGCCCGCTGCAGAGGCCACCCTGACCTCGAGATCATGTACCAAGGAGAGTGCAAAA AGTCGTGCTCCAATGTTGTATGTCCTGGCACCCACACCTGCGTGACGGACCAGACCAACAGTGCCCACTGTGTGATGTGCCGCACGGCTCAGTGCCCGATGCCCGTACTCAGTGGTCAGACTATCTGCGGCAACGATAACATCACCTACGCAAGTGCCTGCCATTTACGCCGTGCCACCTGTTTCTTCGGCCGCTCCATAGGAGTGCGCCATTACGGCCACTGCAGGAGTAAGGACTAA